In Nocardioides sp. JQ2195, a genomic segment contains:
- a CDS encoding DUF6318 family protein, whose amino-acid sequence MLPTRVRRVVAVACAVALAASSGCSGDDEDSSDSPSETAAGATAPGPPAAMSGTGARAAKAFITYYWAVVGHAEKTGDTTTLRDLAGDGCDACDEQATRIESVHDDGGSISGGDATVAGLQVLDHAGNATTYDVIADVEVARRTVTESKDAEPVEEPATYQTLDLTVSHDDGHWMVDQWRASSPE is encoded by the coding sequence ATGCTCCCCACACGCGTACGCCGAGTGGTCGCGGTGGCCTGCGCGGTCGCGCTCGCGGCGTCGTCCGGCTGCAGCGGCGACGACGAGGACTCGAGCGACAGCCCGTCCGAGACGGCCGCGGGGGCGACGGCACCCGGTCCGCCTGCCGCCATGTCCGGCACCGGTGCGCGGGCGGCCAAGGCATTCATCACCTACTACTGGGCGGTGGTGGGCCACGCCGAGAAGACCGGTGACACCACCACGCTGCGCGACCTCGCCGGCGACGGCTGCGACGCGTGCGACGAGCAGGCGACCCGGATCGAGAGCGTCCACGACGACGGGGGATCGATCAGCGGTGGCGACGCCACGGTGGCCGGCCTCCAGGTGCTAGACCACGCCGGCAACGCGACGACGTACGACGTGATCGCCGATGTGGAGGTCGCCCGGCGGACGGTGACCGAGAGCAAGGACGCCGAGCCTGTGGAGGAGCCGGCGACCTACCAGACCCTGGACCTCACGGTCAGCCACGATGACGGGCACTGGATGGTCGACCAGTGGCGAGCCTCGAGCCCGGAGTGA